The Microbacterium horticulturae genome has a window encoding:
- a CDS encoding DUF4031 domain-containing protein has product MVILIDDARWPAHGTLWAHLVSDSSLDELHAFAQANGINARAFDLDHYDVPARALDRLVAAGAEHVSGHELVRRLIASGLRVRARDRPGR; this is encoded by the coding sequence GTGGTGATCCTGATCGACGATGCGCGCTGGCCGGCGCACGGCACGCTGTGGGCCCACCTCGTCAGTGACAGCTCTCTCGACGAGCTGCACGCCTTCGCACAGGCCAACGGAATCAACGCGCGCGCCTTCGACCTCGACCACTACGACGTGCCGGCGCGGGCGCTCGACCGGTTGGTCGCCGCCGGCGCCGAGCACGTCAGCGGACACGAGCTCGTCCGAAGGCTCATCGCCTCCGGACTGCGCGTGCGCGCGCGGGACCGTCCCGGCCGCTGA
- a CDS encoding glutamate-5-semialdehyde dehydrogenase — MRSAKDAARTVGLLSDAAKRDALLAVAEAIGACADRIIAANVDDLDHGRANGLSTALQDRLRLDAARVAALADAVRDIAALPDPVGRVLDERTLPSGVRLQKVSVPFGVVGAIYEARPNVTVDITALALRSGNSVVLRGGSAAQRTNAVLVDAIRTALDSAGIDARAVQSVDDFGRDGARELMHARGLVDVLVPRGSAQLIETVVTESSVPVIETGAGIVHIVLDASAPLEWARDIVVNAKVQRPSVCNAVETVLVHRDAAPRLVGPVVAALQQAGVTVHGDESVASLADDVVPATDDDWAIEHLSLDLSMRVVDDLDGALAHIRRYSTHHTESIITTDDANAERFLAEVDSAVVMANASTRFTDGGEFGFGAEVGISTQKLHARGPMGLAELTSTKWLARGAGQVRA; from the coding sequence ATGCGGTCGGCCAAGGACGCAGCACGAACGGTGGGCCTGCTCTCCGACGCTGCAAAACGCGACGCGCTGCTGGCGGTCGCCGAGGCGATCGGGGCTTGCGCCGATCGCATCATCGCGGCCAACGTCGACGATCTTGATCACGGGCGCGCGAACGGGCTCTCGACGGCGCTGCAGGATCGCCTGCGCCTCGATGCGGCACGCGTGGCGGCCCTCGCCGACGCGGTCCGTGACATCGCTGCGCTGCCCGACCCCGTCGGCCGCGTCCTCGACGAGCGCACTCTGCCCAGCGGCGTGCGGCTGCAGAAGGTCTCCGTGCCGTTCGGGGTCGTCGGCGCTATCTACGAGGCCCGCCCCAATGTCACCGTCGACATCACCGCCCTCGCGCTGCGCTCGGGCAACAGCGTGGTGCTCCGCGGCGGCTCGGCCGCGCAGCGCACGAACGCCGTGCTTGTGGACGCCATCCGCACGGCCCTTGACAGTGCCGGCATCGACGCCCGCGCCGTGCAGAGCGTCGACGACTTCGGCCGTGACGGGGCGCGCGAGCTCATGCATGCGCGGGGCCTTGTCGACGTGTTGGTGCCGCGCGGCAGCGCGCAGCTCATCGAGACGGTCGTGACCGAATCGTCCGTTCCGGTCATCGAGACGGGAGCGGGCATCGTGCACATCGTGCTCGATGCGAGTGCGCCGCTGGAGTGGGCGCGCGACATCGTGGTGAACGCGAAGGTACAGCGCCCGAGTGTGTGCAACGCGGTCGAGACGGTGCTCGTCCACCGGGACGCCGCGCCCCGCCTCGTCGGTCCGGTCGTGGCGGCGCTGCAGCAGGCGGGCGTGACCGTGCACGGCGACGAGTCCGTGGCATCCCTCGCCGACGACGTGGTGCCGGCGACCGATGACGACTGGGCCATCGAGCACCTCAGCCTCGACCTGTCGATGCGCGTGGTCGACGATCTCGACGGTGCGCTCGCGCACATCCGGCGATACTCGACACATCACACCGAGTCGATCATCACGACCGACGACGCCAATGCCGAGCGGTTCCTCGCCGAAGTCGACTCGGCCGTGGTGATGGCGAATGCTTCGACCCGGTTCACCGACGGCGGCGAATTCGGATTCGGCGCCGAGGTGGGTATTTCCACGCAGAAGCTGCACGCCCGCGGTCCGATGGGGTTGGCCGAGCTGACCAGCACGAAGTGGCTCGCGCGCGGTGCAGGACAGGTCCGGGCATAG
- the rplU gene encoding 50S ribosomal protein L21 codes for MVYAVVRAGGRQEKVEVGSIVVLDRQQAKVGDTIELPAVLLVDGEAVTSDAAKLAKVAVTAEVLGEERGPKIVIQKFKNKTGYKKRQGHRQDLTRVKVTGIK; via the coding sequence GTGGTTTACGCAGTTGTGCGCGCCGGTGGCCGGCAGGAGAAGGTCGAGGTCGGCTCGATCGTCGTCCTCGATCGCCAGCAGGCCAAGGTCGGCGACACCATCGAGCTGCCCGCCGTGCTCCTGGTCGACGGCGAGGCCGTCACCAGCGATGCGGCCAAGCTCGCGAAGGTCGCGGTGACCGCCGAGGTGCTCGGCGAAGAGCGCGGCCCGAAGATCGTGATCCAGAAGTTCAAGAACAAGACCGGCTACAAGAAGCGCCAGGGGCACCGCCAGGACCTCACGCGCGTCAAGGTCACCGGCATCAAGTAG
- the proB gene encoding glutamate 5-kinase, translated as MTPLRADLPTARRVVVKVGSSSVSGDAAANIPPLVAALAAAHGRGTEVVLVSSGAIATGMPYLQLNSRPTDLATQQAAAAVGQNVLIYRYQAAMREYGIVAGQVLLTAGDLEDRTPRSNAKRAMERLLGLRILPIVNENDTVATHEIRFGDNDRLAALVARLIRADALVLLSDIEALYTAPPDQPGAQPIDQVAFGQDLAGFEFGSVVVNSVGTGGAATKVSAARLAAASGIGTLVTRADLIGQALEGQTIGTWFAPNPSPPESTLTGALAVMSQSVAAGSGASPAG; from the coding sequence GTGACCCCGCTGCGCGCCGATCTGCCCACCGCGCGTCGGGTCGTCGTGAAGGTCGGCTCGTCATCGGTGAGCGGCGACGCTGCCGCGAACATCCCCCCGCTGGTCGCCGCTCTCGCCGCCGCGCACGGCCGCGGGACCGAGGTCGTGCTCGTCTCGTCGGGGGCGATCGCGACCGGGATGCCCTATCTGCAGCTGAACTCGCGGCCCACTGACCTGGCCACCCAGCAGGCGGCCGCAGCCGTCGGGCAGAACGTGCTCATCTACCGTTACCAGGCCGCGATGCGCGAGTACGGGATCGTCGCCGGCCAGGTGCTGCTCACCGCCGGCGACCTCGAGGACCGGACCCCGCGCTCGAACGCGAAGCGTGCCATGGAGCGCCTGCTCGGACTGCGCATCCTCCCCATCGTCAACGAGAACGACACCGTCGCCACCCACGAGATCCGCTTCGGCGACAACGACCGGCTGGCGGCTCTGGTCGCACGGCTCATCCGCGCCGACGCGCTCGTGCTGCTCAGCGACATCGAGGCGCTCTACACGGCGCCGCCCGACCAGCCGGGTGCGCAGCCGATCGACCAGGTCGCATTCGGCCAGGACCTGGCCGGATTCGAATTCGGGTCGGTGGTGGTCAACAGCGTCGGCACCGGGGGAGCGGCGACGAAGGTCTCGGCGGCTCGGCTGGCTGCGGCATCCGGAATCGGCACCCTCGTCACCCGCGCCGACCTGATCGGTCAGGCACTCGAAGGGCAGACGATCGGCACCTGGTTCGCCCCGAATCCGTCGCCGCCCGAGTCCACGCTGACCGGCGCCCTGGCGGTCATGTCACAATCCGTGGCGGCCGGATCGGGTGCGAGTCCCGCTGGATAG
- the ndk gene encoding nucleoside-diphosphate kinase — MATEETLVLVKPDGVARGLTGSILARIEAKGYSLVDLRLVEPDRERLERHYAEHEGKPFYEPLVDFMMSGPSVAIRVAGERVIEGFRSLAGTTDPTTAAPGTIRGDYGRDWGLPVQQNLVHGSDSPESAAHELGIWFR; from the coding sequence ATGGCCACCGAAGAGACTCTCGTCCTCGTCAAGCCCGACGGCGTCGCCCGCGGACTCACCGGCTCGATCCTCGCGCGCATCGAGGCGAAGGGGTACTCGTTGGTCGACCTGCGTCTCGTCGAGCCAGACCGCGAGCGTCTCGAGCGTCACTACGCCGAGCACGAGGGGAAGCCGTTCTACGAGCCGCTCGTGGACTTCATGATGTCGGGACCGTCGGTCGCCATCCGTGTGGCGGGGGAGCGCGTCATCGAGGGGTTCCGTTCGCTCGCGGGGACCACCGACCCCACGACGGCCGCACCGGGCACGATCCGCGGCGATTACGGACGCGACTGGGGTCTGCCCGTGCAGCAGAACCTCGTGCACGGCTCAGACAGCCCCGAGTCAGCAGCACACGAGCTCGGTATCTGGTTCCGCTGA
- the rpmA gene encoding 50S ribosomal protein L27 — protein MAHKKGASSTRNGRDSNAQRLGVKRFGGQSVNAGEIIVRQRGTHFHPGVNVGRGGDDTLFALSAGAVQFGTKGGRKVVNIVAAAE, from the coding sequence ATGGCACACAAGAAGGGCGCAAGCTCCACCCGTAACGGTCGCGACTCCAACGCCCAGCGACTGGGCGTGAAGCGCTTCGGCGGTCAGTCCGTCAACGCCGGCGAGATCATCGTCCGCCAGCGCGGCACCCACTTCCACCCCGGCGTGAACGTCGGCCGCGGTGGCGACGACACGCTGTTCGCGCTGTCGGCGGGCGCCGTCCAGTTCGGAACCAAGGGCGGCCGCAAGGTCGTCAACATCGTCGCTGCCGCGGAGTGA
- the nadD gene encoding nicotinate-nucleotide adenylyltransferase, with amino-acid sequence MTTSRPERIGVMGGTFDPIHHGHLVAASEVAESFGLDEVIFVPTGRPWQKYKVTPSEHRYLMTVIATASNPRFTTSRVDIDRSGPTYTIDTLRDLRTERPNAEFYFITGADAVAQILSWRDHDELWDLAHFVAVSRPGHVLNTDGLPSDDVSQLEIPALAISSTDCRQRVREGHPVWYLVPDGVVQYIAKHHLYRSKA; translated from the coding sequence ATGACGACGTCGCGACCCGAGCGCATCGGGGTCATGGGTGGGACGTTCGACCCGATCCACCATGGCCACCTTGTCGCGGCGTCCGAAGTGGCGGAGTCGTTCGGTCTCGACGAGGTGATCTTCGTGCCCACGGGACGACCGTGGCAGAAGTACAAAGTCACGCCGAGCGAGCATCGGTATCTGATGACCGTCATCGCGACGGCATCCAACCCCCGCTTCACGACGAGTCGGGTCGACATCGACCGCTCCGGTCCCACCTACACGATCGATACCCTCCGTGATCTGCGCACGGAACGGCCCAACGCGGAGTTCTACTTCATCACGGGGGCCGACGCCGTAGCGCAAATTCTCAGTTGGAGGGACCATGATGAACTATGGGATCTTGCGCACTTCGTCGCCGTTTCCAGACCCGGCCATGTTCTGAACACGGACGGTCTGCCGAGCGATGACGTGAGTCAGCTGGAGATCCCCGCCCTGGCGATTTCGTCGACGGATTGTCGGCAGCGCGTCCGTGAGGGCCACCCCGTGTGGTACCTCGTCCCCGACGGCGTCGTCCAGTACATCGCAAAGCATCATCTTTACCGGAGCAAGGCATGA
- the rsfS gene encoding ribosome silencing factor gives MTATPQGLDMLAVAATAAQAKGGEELVALDVSEPLPLVDVFLVVSGRSERNVAAIADEIEDKMLEAGHKRLRREGRQEARWILLDFGDLVVHVFHEQEREFYGLERLWKDCPAVPIAEAQTASAG, from the coding sequence GTGACCGCAACCCCACAGGGACTCGACATGCTGGCCGTTGCCGCAACGGCCGCTCAAGCCAAGGGAGGGGAGGAGCTCGTCGCACTCGACGTGTCCGAGCCGCTCCCGCTCGTCGACGTCTTCCTCGTCGTCTCGGGGCGCAGCGAGCGCAACGTCGCCGCCATCGCCGACGAGATCGAAGACAAGATGCTCGAGGCAGGCCACAAGCGTCTGCGCCGCGAAGGTCGACAGGAAGCACGCTGGATTCTGCTCGACTTCGGCGACCTTGTGGTGCACGTCTTCCACGAGCAGGAACGCGAATTCTACGGCCTGGAACGGCTGTGGAAGGACTGCCCCGCGGTCCCGATCGCCGAGGCGCAGACAGCCTCGGCGGGATGA
- the obgE gene encoding GTPase ObgE has protein sequence MVTFVDRVTLHLSAGKGGNGCVSVRREKFKPLAGPDGGNGGNGGDVVLVADPQVTTLLSYHHSPHRSGGNGGFGMGDNRSGVQGEAVELPVPVGTVVKDADGTVLADMIEPGMRFIAAPGGRGGLGNAALASTKRKAPGFALLGTPGWEGDVVLELKTVADVALVGFPSAGKSSLIAAVSAARPKIADYPFTTLHPNLGVVDAGDVRFTVADVPGLIEGASEGKGLGLEFLRHVERCTALVHVLDCATLESGRDPLTDLDVIRAELAAYPVPEGQTPLLERPQLVALNKVDVPEAKDLADLVRPELEAQGYRVFEISTVSHDGLRQLTFALGDIIARHRADLAAQPPAPRVVIRPRGSEREFEIKVEGGTYGPVYRIRGAKPERWVAQTDFQNDEAVGFLADRLDKLGVDNALYKAGAVPGATVVIGPGDGVVFDWQPALTSAAEVMVAPRGSDPRIDPNQRRTTAERREWYHERMDAKAAARAELEAERIARRDDTEEDGQ, from the coding sequence ATGGTCACCTTCGTCGACCGCGTCACTCTGCATCTGAGCGCGGGCAAGGGCGGCAACGGCTGCGTCTCGGTCCGTCGTGAGAAGTTCAAACCCCTCGCCGGCCCCGACGGCGGCAATGGCGGCAACGGCGGCGACGTCGTGCTCGTCGCCGATCCGCAGGTGACGACGCTGCTGTCGTACCACCACTCACCGCACCGCTCCGGCGGCAACGGCGGTTTCGGGATGGGCGACAACCGTTCCGGCGTGCAGGGCGAGGCCGTCGAGCTGCCCGTGCCGGTCGGCACCGTGGTGAAAGACGCCGACGGCACCGTGCTCGCCGACATGATCGAGCCGGGAATGCGCTTCATTGCGGCCCCCGGCGGTCGCGGCGGCCTGGGCAACGCGGCGCTGGCGAGCACCAAGCGCAAGGCGCCCGGTTTCGCATTGCTGGGCACGCCCGGCTGGGAGGGCGATGTCGTCCTCGAGCTGAAGACGGTCGCCGACGTGGCCCTGGTGGGGTTCCCCTCCGCGGGCAAGTCCAGCCTGATCGCGGCGGTGTCGGCCGCACGGCCGAAGATCGCCGACTACCCGTTCACGACCCTGCACCCGAACCTCGGAGTGGTGGATGCCGGGGACGTGCGCTTCACCGTGGCCGATGTGCCCGGGCTGATCGAAGGCGCCAGCGAGGGCAAGGGCCTCGGCCTGGAGTTTCTGCGCCACGTGGAGCGGTGCACGGCTCTCGTGCACGTGCTCGACTGCGCCACGCTCGAGTCCGGCCGCGATCCACTCACCGACCTCGACGTCATCCGTGCAGAGCTGGCGGCCTACCCGGTACCGGAGGGGCAGACCCCGCTCCTGGAGCGCCCGCAGCTGGTGGCGCTGAACAAGGTCGACGTACCCGAGGCCAAGGACCTGGCCGACCTCGTGCGCCCGGAGCTGGAAGCGCAGGGATACCGCGTCTTCGAGATCTCCACTGTCAGTCACGATGGTCTGCGCCAGCTGACGTTCGCCCTGGGCGACATCATCGCCCGGCATCGTGCCGACCTCGCCGCACAGCCGCCGGCACCGCGCGTGGTCATCCGCCCGCGCGGCTCCGAACGCGAGTTCGAGATCAAGGTGGAGGGCGGCACCTACGGTCCCGTCTATCGGATCCGCGGGGCCAAGCCCGAGCGCTGGGTCGCGCAGACCGACTTCCAGAACGACGAGGCCGTCGGCTTCCTCGCTGACCGTCTCGACAAGCTCGGTGTGGACAACGCGCTGTACAAGGCCGGTGCCGTGCCCGGCGCGACCGTCGTCATCGGTCCTGGCGACGGCGTCGTCTTCGACTGGCAGCCCGCGCTCACCTCGGCCGCCGAGGTCATGGTCGCCCCGCGCGGCAGCGACCCGCGGATCGATCCGAACCAGCGTCGGACGACCGCGGAGCGCCGCGAGTGGTATCACGAGCGGATGGATGCCAAGGCCGCCGCCCGTGCCGAGCTCGAGGCCGAGCGCATCGCGCGTCGCGATGACACGGAGGAGGACGGGCAGTGA
- a CDS encoding vitamin K epoxide reductase family protein, with amino-acid sequence MSQPQSHTRPTGLAIWLIIAGVIGWWAAFQLTLEKIFLLENPDAKAACDFSVLVQCGKNIESAQGNVFGFSNPILGVACWVAPIVVGMAILAHARFAKWFWWLFWLGHLFAIAFVCWLIFESIFILHTLCPWCMVTWSVTIPSFFAVTIHLLRSGVWPLPAKGRGIAGRLMSYVPLMTIVAYGIVILLAQIRLNAIPNVWHTIQIALGWV; translated from the coding sequence ATGTCACAGCCCCAGTCGCACACTCGACCGACCGGCCTGGCCATCTGGCTCATCATCGCGGGGGTGATCGGCTGGTGGGCCGCCTTCCAGCTGACCTTGGAGAAGATCTTCCTGCTGGAGAACCCCGATGCCAAGGCGGCGTGCGACTTCAGCGTTCTCGTCCAGTGCGGCAAGAACATCGAGTCCGCTCAGGGGAATGTCTTCGGATTCTCCAACCCGATCCTGGGCGTCGCGTGCTGGGTCGCACCCATCGTCGTCGGCATGGCGATCCTCGCGCACGCACGCTTCGCGAAGTGGTTCTGGTGGCTGTTCTGGCTCGGCCACCTCTTCGCGATCGCGTTCGTGTGCTGGCTCATCTTCGAGAGCATCTTCATCCTGCACACACTGTGCCCGTGGTGCATGGTCACCTGGTCGGTGACCATCCCCTCGTTCTTCGCCGTGACGATCCACCTGCTGCGATCGGGCGTGTGGCCGCTGCCGGCCAAGGGCCGCGGCATCGCAGGGCGGCTGATGTCGTATGTGCCGCTGATGACGATCGTCGCCTACGGCATCGTCATCCTGCTCGCCCAGATCCGCCTGAACGCGATCCCGAACGTGTGGCACACGATCCAGATCGCGCTCGGCTGGGTCTGA
- a CDS encoding Rne/Rng family ribonuclease, protein MPAAEAAQAWAAPAPVAADAETPAEPEGPAEAEEPAEAEESAQQEKPAEPEESAEPEEPAEPEEPAEPEESSAPEQPARPEESPLPTAVSLGLLSEEFVSAVSTDLHFYAPEITLLPPLPAPVQEGGSSRRRNRRRGEGRDDEQSGRERPVEVITEPQRIKGSTRLEAKKQRRRDGREAGRRRPVVTEAEFLARRESVDREMIVRSKNGRIQIGVLEDKTLAEHYVARSQDASLIGNVYLGRVQNVLPSMEAAFVDIGRGRNAVLYSGEVDWDGVETGNQPRRIELALKSGDRVLVQVTKDPVGHKGARLTSQISLPGRYLVYVPGGAMNGISRKLPDTERARLKRILKEVLPESSGVIVRTAAEGATEEQLTRDVQRLTSQWEHINRLVETQQAPALLHSEPDLLVKIVRDVFNEDFSKMLIQGEEAQRTIENYLQAVAPDLLERVERFEGDGDPFDDFRITEQIEKALDRKVWLPSGGSLVIDRTEAMTVIDVNTGKFVGTGGNLEETVTKNNLEAAEEIVRQLRLRDIGGIIVVDFIDMVLESNRDLVLRRLVECLSRDRTKHQVAEVTSLGLVQMTRKKIGLGLVETFSEPCEVCAGRGIIVHHDPVVKHRGSSSSGSSRRQRPAPVPTTTPAGGTHVITEGAKSALAKIAASTLHTVEGEEIPVEAPVAPPAEPERKKRKKRKDKESKSHEPKTERDLLLDSVLNALPEPKAPGQGRSRRRVTTAALTGTPISTNPESD, encoded by the coding sequence ATGCCTGCGGCCGAAGCCGCGCAGGCATGGGCGGCACCCGCGCCGGTCGCGGCCGACGCAGAGACGCCCGCGGAGCCGGAAGGGCCTGCGGAAGCCGAAGAGCCTGCGGAAGCCGAAGAGTCGGCGCAGCAGGAAAAGCCCGCGGAGCCGGAAGAGTCGGCGGAGCCGGAAGAGCCCGCGGAGCCGGAAGAGCCCGCGGAGCCGGAAGAGTCATCCGCACCGGAACAGCCCGCACGGCCAGAGGAATCCCCGCTGCCCACGGCCGTGAGCCTGGGACTTCTGTCCGAGGAGTTCGTGTCGGCGGTGTCGACCGATCTGCACTTCTACGCCCCGGAGATCACGCTGCTGCCGCCGCTTCCCGCGCCGGTGCAGGAGGGCGGGTCTTCGCGGCGCCGCAACCGTCGGCGCGGCGAGGGCCGCGATGACGAGCAGTCCGGTCGCGAGCGCCCGGTCGAGGTCATCACCGAGCCGCAGCGCATCAAAGGTTCCACCCGGCTCGAGGCCAAGAAGCAGCGCCGTCGTGACGGGCGCGAGGCCGGACGCCGCCGCCCCGTTGTGACCGAGGCGGAGTTCCTCGCACGGCGCGAGTCGGTGGATCGGGAGATGATCGTCCGCTCGAAGAACGGCCGCATCCAGATCGGCGTGCTCGAAGACAAGACCCTCGCGGAGCACTACGTCGCCCGCAGCCAGGACGCGTCGCTCATCGGCAACGTATACCTCGGTCGCGTGCAGAACGTGCTCCCCAGCATGGAGGCGGCCTTCGTCGACATCGGCCGGGGCCGCAACGCCGTGCTGTACTCGGGTGAGGTCGACTGGGATGGTGTGGAGACCGGCAACCAGCCGCGGCGCATCGAGCTCGCCTTGAAGTCCGGCGACCGGGTGCTCGTCCAGGTCACGAAGGACCCGGTGGGCCACAAGGGCGCGCGGCTGACCAGTCAGATCTCCCTCCCCGGTCGCTACCTCGTGTACGTGCCCGGCGGCGCGATGAACGGCATCTCGCGCAAGCTGCCCGACACCGAGCGCGCGCGGCTCAAGCGCATCCTCAAGGAGGTCCTGCCCGAGTCGTCCGGCGTCATCGTTCGTACGGCCGCCGAGGGCGCCACCGAAGAGCAGCTGACACGCGACGTGCAGCGTCTCACGTCGCAGTGGGAGCACATCAACCGTCTCGTCGAGACCCAGCAGGCCCCCGCGCTGCTGCACTCGGAGCCCGACCTGCTCGTCAAGATCGTGCGCGACGTCTTCAACGAGGACTTCTCGAAGATGCTCATCCAGGGCGAGGAAGCGCAGCGCACCATCGAGAACTACCTGCAGGCGGTCGCGCCCGATCTGCTCGAACGCGTCGAGCGTTTCGAGGGTGACGGCGACCCGTTCGACGACTTCCGCATCACCGAGCAGATCGAGAAGGCGCTCGACCGCAAGGTCTGGCTGCCTTCGGGCGGCTCGCTGGTCATCGACCGCACCGAGGCCATGACGGTCATCGACGTGAACACGGGCAAGTTCGTCGGCACCGGCGGCAACCTCGAAGAGACGGTGACCAAGAACAACCTCGAGGCGGCAGAAGAGATCGTCCGGCAGCTGCGCCTGCGCGACATCGGCGGCATCATCGTCGTCGACTTCATCGACATGGTGCTCGAGTCCAACCGCGACCTGGTACTGCGCCGGCTCGTGGAGTGCCTGAGCCGCGACCGCACCAAGCACCAGGTGGCTGAGGTCACCTCGCTGGGTCTCGTGCAGATGACTCGCAAGAAGATCGGCCTCGGCCTGGTCGAGACGTTCAGCGAGCCGTGTGAGGTCTGCGCCGGCCGCGGGATCATCGTGCACCACGATCCCGTCGTCAAGCACCGCGGTTCGAGCAGCAGCGGCTCGTCGCGCCGTCAGCGCCCCGCGCCGGTGCCCACCACGACGCCTGCAGGCGGAACGCACGTGATCACGGAGGGTGCCAAGTCCGCGCTCGCGAAGATCGCGGCATCCACTCTGCACACCGTCGAAGGCGAAGAGATCCCGGTGGAGGCGCCCGTCGCACCGCCGGCCGAGCCCGAGCGCAAGAAGCGCAAGAAGCGCAAAGACAAGGAATCGAAGTCGCACGAGCCCAAGACCGAGCGCGACCTGCTGCTGGACTCGGTGCTCAACGCGCTGCCCGAGCCGAAGGCACCGGGCCAGGGACGTTCGCGTCGCCGCGTGACGACCGCCGCGCTCACGGGGACGCCGATCTCGACGAACCCCGAGAGCGACTGA
- a CDS encoding DUF4233 domain-containing protein gives MTEASEETAGDAAPRRRRGAAESLGQIVLVFESVIVFLAGLVAFGLKALPDGVPQWWGIVGGAVLAVLMLGTCGVLRYRWGIVVGWILQGLLALSAFLVLANLIVAAVFGAMWGYATIKGASLDRRNAQLMREAESTNGE, from the coding sequence GTGACCGAGGCGTCGGAAGAGACGGCGGGGGATGCCGCGCCGCGGCGCCGCCGCGGGGCCGCCGAGTCGCTCGGCCAGATAGTGCTGGTGTTCGAGTCGGTCATCGTCTTCCTCGCGGGACTCGTGGCGTTCGGGCTGAAGGCGCTACCGGACGGTGTGCCGCAATGGTGGGGCATCGTCGGCGGAGCCGTGCTGGCGGTGCTCATGCTCGGCACCTGCGGCGTGCTGCGCTACCGCTGGGGCATCGTCGTCGGCTGGATCCTGCAGGGGCTGCTGGCGCTGTCGGCGTTCCTCGTGCTCGCGAACCTCATCGTCGCCGCGGTTTTCGGAGCGATGTGGGGATATGCCACCATCAAGGGTGCGTCTCTGGACCGTCGAAACGCCCAGCTGATGCGTGAAGCCGAATCCACGAACGGAGAATGA